In one window of Arachis ipaensis cultivar K30076 chromosome B06, Araip1.1, whole genome shotgun sequence DNA:
- the LOC107645783 gene encoding uncharacterized protein At5g08430-like — protein sequence MPNNSTSGGKKRKLCPPKEPEDWCFECKDGGEVIVCDRRNCVKVYHSNCVPVTPVKDKSWICAWHYCYECKDSAKFYCLGCPNALCKECLASSEFITVKGDKGLCCDCAPLVKIIEQNLERDSQGNKIRVDGRDTYEGLFKEYWEIIKLNEGLTSDDISAAQTNYNKKVKKSPDQSKVIDLDKESQNDSMSSDGDEVFMYKHNSTKRKQSSSLEFMGWGSKPLLSFLASIGKFSTEPLSQWGIRTLVCEYIEKNNLYLSQDKRKFLLDEMLFSIFRKKVMSKNQIYPLLELHFAEKSDDRDGEENNYESISTPPDNKGLSDQTSCRKRRLSSSKGKLLLEKKNLSIKPSRFASISSSNIRLIYLRQSLVLELSKQLENVMDKVVGAFVRVKMDSSDCKQTRSYQLVRVTGVVLEDDAYRRILLLVSFMSKAIPISELSDNDFTEQECEDLRLKVKAKMLQKLTVVELQEKAKSLHEDITKHWIATRLTYLQNQIDRANLSGRQREKFALLDEREKLQQPWKQEELLKRVPSVLPEFPTEPHK from the exons ATGCCAAATAACAGCACAAGTGGAGGTAAGAAGAGAAAACTCTGCCCACCAAAAGAACCCGAAGATTGGTGCTTTGAATGCAAGGATGGTGGAGAAGTCATTGTATGCGATCGCAG gaacTGTGTGAAGGTTTATCACTCCAACTGTGTTCCTGTTACTCCTGTGAAGGACAAATCTTGGATTTGTG CTTGGCATTATTGCTACGAATGCAAGGACTCCGCAAAGTTTTATTGCCTTGGTTGTCCAAATGCTTTGTGCAAAGAGTGCTTGGCTTCCTCAGAATTTATCACTGTCAAGGGTGATAAAGGATTATGCTGCGACTGCGCGCCGCTAGTCAAAATTATCGAACAAAATTTGGAGCGGGACTCTCAGGGG AACAAGATAAGAGTGGATGGAAGAGATACATATGAGGGTCTATTCAAGGAATACTGGGAAATTATTAAGCTAAACGAAGGATTAACTAGTGATGATATCTCTGCTGCACAAACCAACTACaacaaaaaggttaaaaaatCTCCAGATCAAAGCAAAGTCATTGATTTAGATAAAGAAAGTCAGAATGACTCCATGTCATCGGACGGCGATGAAGTTTTTATGTATAAACACAACTCAACCAAAAGGAAGCAGTCCAGTTCACTGGAGTTTATGGGATGGGGATCGAAACCTCTCCTTAGCTTCCTTGCGTCCATTGGAAAATTTAGTACTGAACCATTGTCACAGTGGGGTATACGGACTCTCGTGTGTGAATACATTGAGAAGAACAATCTCTATCTCTCGCAAGATAAGAGGaagttcctccttgatgaaatgctGTTTTCTATATTCAGAAAAAAGGTTATGTCAAAAAATCAAATATATCCTCTATTGGAGCTTCACTTTGCTGAAAAGTCGGATGATAGAGATGGTGAAGAAAACAATTATGAAAGCATAAGCACTCCTCCTGACAACAAGGGTCTCAGTGATCAGACTTCATGTAGGAAAAGGAGATTGTCAAGCTCGAAAGGGAAACTTCTATTGGAAAAGAAGAATTTGTCTATCAAGCCTAGTCGTTTTGCATCCATAAGTTCCAGTAATATAAGACTTATTTACTTAAGACAAAGCTTGGTGCTAGAGTTATCTAAACAACTTGAAAATGTTATGGATAAGGTTGTTGGAGCCTTCGTTAGAGTTAAAATGGATTCCAGTGATTGTAAGCAGACAAGGTCTTACCAGCTTGTGAGAGTTACAG GTGTtgtattggaggatgatgcttaTAGGAGAATTCTTTTGCTAGTTTCCTTCATGTCTAAAGCCATCCCTATCTCCGAGCTTTCTGATAATGACTTCACAGAG CAAGAATGTGAGGATTTGCGGCTAAAAGTGAAAGCCAAAATGCTGCAGAAACTAACTGTT GTGGAGCTTCAAGAAAAGGCAAAAAGTCTTCATGAGGATATAACAAAGCAT TGGATCGCGACTCGACTAACCTATTTGCAAAATCAGATTGACCGTGCAAACCTAAGCGGAAGACAAAGAGA AAAATTTGCCTTACTTGATGAAAGGGAAAAACTTCAACAACCATGGAAGCAAGAAGAGTTGTTAAAGCGAGTTCCATCAGTTCTCCCAGAGTTTCCTACAGAGCCACACAAATGA
- the LOC107645782 gene encoding pentatricopeptide repeat-containing protein At3g24000, mitochondrial isoform X2: MRKVRSPCAAAPLLLGTGSVKLIEWRLNTIRTLWQSSSAATTFSDSHCDRLDDLCVIDDRDLLLPSRNSKTGLHVLDLIGSGSLEPNRSMYNAMLKRCTQFGKLREGRLVHSHILNSKLRDDLVIRNSILFMYARCGSLEEARRVFDEMPSKDMVTWTSMITGYSQNECAQHALALFPQMLRFGSRPNEFTLSSLVKSCGFISSYKDGQQIHACCLKYGFHSNVFVGSSIVDMYARCGYLSEARLAFDKLENKNEVSWNALITGYARKGELEDALALFIRMQREGYKPTEFTYSSLICASSSIGSLEQGKWLHALTIKWGKKLTGYVGNTLLHMYAKSGSIQDARKVFNRLLKIDVVSFNSMLIGYAQHGFGKEAVQQFEEMLRIGIEPNDITFLSVLTACSRAGLLDEGKNYFGLMKKYNIEPKISHYVTIVDLFGRAGLLYQAKSFIEEMPIEPTAAIWGALLGASRMYKNMEIGVYAAEQIFEIEPSYSGTHILLANMYASAGRWKDVAKVRKIMKDSGLKKEPACSWVEIQNSVHVFVANDFANPQNEKVLKMWEKLNHEIKAIGYVPDTSHVLLCVDQQEKEVSIQYHSEKLALAFALLNTSPGSTIRIMKNIRVCGDCHSAIKYVSSLVNREIIVRDTNRFHHFRDGSCSCGDYW; encoded by the exons ATGAGGAAGGTCAGAAGCCCCTGCGCAGCCGCTCCTCTTCTTCTCGGCACTGGTTCTG TTAAACTCATAGAATGGCGTTTGAATACCATTCGAACCCTTTGGCAATCTTCATCAGCAGCAACTACTTTTTCCGATTCACATTGTGACAGATTGGACGATTTGTGTGTCATTGATGACAGGGACCTTCTTCTTCCAAGTCGGAATTCCAAAACTGGTCTCCATGTTCTGGATCTTATTGGCAGCGGCTCGCTTGAGCCGAACCGATCCATGTACAATGCAATGCTAAAGAGATGCACCCAGTTCGGGAAGCTTAGAGAAGGAAGATTGGTGCATTCACACATCCTTAATTCTAAGCTCAGGGATGACCTTGTTATTCGAAATTCTATTCTTTTCATGTATGCAAGGTGTGGCAGTTTGGAAGAGGCTCGCCGAGTGTTCGACGAAATGCCGTCCAAAGACATGGTTACTTGGACGTCCATGATTACTGGGTATTCCCAGAATGAATGCGCCCAACATGCACTTGCTTTGTTTCCTCAGATGCTACGATTTGGGTCCAGACCGAATGAATTCACGTTATCCAGCTTGGTGAAATCTTGTGGATTTATATCCAGCTATAAGGATGGGCAGCAAATTCATGCATGTTGTCTGAAGTATGGATTCCACTCAAATGTTTTTGTGGGCAGTTCGATTGTAGACATGTATGCTAGGTGTGGATACTTGAGCGAAGCACGATTGGCATTTGACAAGCTGGAAAATAAGAATGAGGTTTCATGGAATGCTTTGATAACTGGATATGCTAGGAAGGGTGAATTAGAGGATGCGTTGGCTCTGTTTATTAGGATGCAGAGGGAAGGTTATAAACCAACAGAATTTACTTATTCATCCCTTATATGTGCTTCTTCGAGTATAGGATCTTTGGAGCAAGGTAAATGGCTTCATGCACTTACAATAAAATGGGGCAAAAAATTAACTGGTTACGTGGGCAACACTCTTCTTCACATGTATGCAAAGTCAGGTAGCATTCAGGATGCAAGAAAGGTTTTCAATCGATTGCTCAAGATTGATGTGGTTTCTTTCAATTCGATGCTTATAGGGTATGCCCAGCACGGGTTTGGAAAAGAAGCTGTGCAACAGTTCGAAGAAATGTTGAGGATTGGGATTGAACCCAATGACATCACATTCCTAAGTGTTCTTACTGCTTGTAGCCGTGCTGGGCTTTTGGATGAGGGTAAAAATTATTTTGGATTAATGAAAAAGTACAATATTGAACCGAAAATCTCACATTATGTGACGATTGTTGATCTTTTTGGTCGAGCTGGCCTTCTTTATCAAGCTAAAAGTTTCATTGAAGAAATGCCAATCGAACCCACTGCAGCTATATGGGGAGCTTTGCTTGGTGCTTCTAGGATGTATAAGAACATGGAGATAGGTGTTTATGCTGCTGAACAAATATTTGAGATTGAACCTTCTTATTCAGGGACACATATATTGCTTGCCAATATGTATGCCTCTGCGGGTAGGTGGAAggatgttgcaaaagttagaaagATAATGAAAGACAGTGGCTTGAAGAAGGAGCCTGCATGTAGTTGGGTTGAGATTCAGAATTCTGTCCATGTATTTGTTGCAAATGACTTTGCAAATCCACAAAATGAGAAGGTCCTTAAAATGTGGGAGAAGCTAAATCATGAAATTAAGGCAATTGGCTATGTTCCAGACACTAGTCATGTGCTTCTTTGTGTAGATCAACAAGAGAAGGAAGTAAGTATACAATATCACAGTGAGAAGTTGGCTCTCGCATTTGCACTTCTAAATACTTCTCCTGGATCCACCATACGTATCATGAAGAATATCAGGGTTTGTGGTGATTGCCACTCAGCAATAAAATATGTGTCATCATTGGTGAACAGGGAAATCATAGTGAGAGACACTAATCGCTTCCACCACTTTCGTGATGGCTCCTGTTCATGTGGAGACTACTGGTAG
- the LOC107645782 gene encoding pentatricopeptide repeat-containing protein At3g24000, mitochondrial isoform X1: protein MIQCNNPFMLSSSISHFKSLLICPFKLIEWRLNTIRTLWQSSSAATTFSDSHCDRLDDLCVIDDRDLLLPSRNSKTGLHVLDLIGSGSLEPNRSMYNAMLKRCTQFGKLREGRLVHSHILNSKLRDDLVIRNSILFMYARCGSLEEARRVFDEMPSKDMVTWTSMITGYSQNECAQHALALFPQMLRFGSRPNEFTLSSLVKSCGFISSYKDGQQIHACCLKYGFHSNVFVGSSIVDMYARCGYLSEARLAFDKLENKNEVSWNALITGYARKGELEDALALFIRMQREGYKPTEFTYSSLICASSSIGSLEQGKWLHALTIKWGKKLTGYVGNTLLHMYAKSGSIQDARKVFNRLLKIDVVSFNSMLIGYAQHGFGKEAVQQFEEMLRIGIEPNDITFLSVLTACSRAGLLDEGKNYFGLMKKYNIEPKISHYVTIVDLFGRAGLLYQAKSFIEEMPIEPTAAIWGALLGASRMYKNMEIGVYAAEQIFEIEPSYSGTHILLANMYASAGRWKDVAKVRKIMKDSGLKKEPACSWVEIQNSVHVFVANDFANPQNEKVLKMWEKLNHEIKAIGYVPDTSHVLLCVDQQEKEVSIQYHSEKLALAFALLNTSPGSTIRIMKNIRVCGDCHSAIKYVSSLVNREIIVRDTNRFHHFRDGSCSCGDYW, encoded by the exons ATGATCCAATGTAACAATCCTTTTATGCTTTCCTCTTCAATTAGTCACTTCAAATCACTGCTCATATGCCCCT TTAAACTCATAGAATGGCGTTTGAATACCATTCGAACCCTTTGGCAATCTTCATCAGCAGCAACTACTTTTTCCGATTCACATTGTGACAGATTGGACGATTTGTGTGTCATTGATGACAGGGACCTTCTTCTTCCAAGTCGGAATTCCAAAACTGGTCTCCATGTTCTGGATCTTATTGGCAGCGGCTCGCTTGAGCCGAACCGATCCATGTACAATGCAATGCTAAAGAGATGCACCCAGTTCGGGAAGCTTAGAGAAGGAAGATTGGTGCATTCACACATCCTTAATTCTAAGCTCAGGGATGACCTTGTTATTCGAAATTCTATTCTTTTCATGTATGCAAGGTGTGGCAGTTTGGAAGAGGCTCGCCGAGTGTTCGACGAAATGCCGTCCAAAGACATGGTTACTTGGACGTCCATGATTACTGGGTATTCCCAGAATGAATGCGCCCAACATGCACTTGCTTTGTTTCCTCAGATGCTACGATTTGGGTCCAGACCGAATGAATTCACGTTATCCAGCTTGGTGAAATCTTGTGGATTTATATCCAGCTATAAGGATGGGCAGCAAATTCATGCATGTTGTCTGAAGTATGGATTCCACTCAAATGTTTTTGTGGGCAGTTCGATTGTAGACATGTATGCTAGGTGTGGATACTTGAGCGAAGCACGATTGGCATTTGACAAGCTGGAAAATAAGAATGAGGTTTCATGGAATGCTTTGATAACTGGATATGCTAGGAAGGGTGAATTAGAGGATGCGTTGGCTCTGTTTATTAGGATGCAGAGGGAAGGTTATAAACCAACAGAATTTACTTATTCATCCCTTATATGTGCTTCTTCGAGTATAGGATCTTTGGAGCAAGGTAAATGGCTTCATGCACTTACAATAAAATGGGGCAAAAAATTAACTGGTTACGTGGGCAACACTCTTCTTCACATGTATGCAAAGTCAGGTAGCATTCAGGATGCAAGAAAGGTTTTCAATCGATTGCTCAAGATTGATGTGGTTTCTTTCAATTCGATGCTTATAGGGTATGCCCAGCACGGGTTTGGAAAAGAAGCTGTGCAACAGTTCGAAGAAATGTTGAGGATTGGGATTGAACCCAATGACATCACATTCCTAAGTGTTCTTACTGCTTGTAGCCGTGCTGGGCTTTTGGATGAGGGTAAAAATTATTTTGGATTAATGAAAAAGTACAATATTGAACCGAAAATCTCACATTATGTGACGATTGTTGATCTTTTTGGTCGAGCTGGCCTTCTTTATCAAGCTAAAAGTTTCATTGAAGAAATGCCAATCGAACCCACTGCAGCTATATGGGGAGCTTTGCTTGGTGCTTCTAGGATGTATAAGAACATGGAGATAGGTGTTTATGCTGCTGAACAAATATTTGAGATTGAACCTTCTTATTCAGGGACACATATATTGCTTGCCAATATGTATGCCTCTGCGGGTAGGTGGAAggatgttgcaaaagttagaaagATAATGAAAGACAGTGGCTTGAAGAAGGAGCCTGCATGTAGTTGGGTTGAGATTCAGAATTCTGTCCATGTATTTGTTGCAAATGACTTTGCAAATCCACAAAATGAGAAGGTCCTTAAAATGTGGGAGAAGCTAAATCATGAAATTAAGGCAATTGGCTATGTTCCAGACACTAGTCATGTGCTTCTTTGTGTAGATCAACAAGAGAAGGAAGTAAGTATACAATATCACAGTGAGAAGTTGGCTCTCGCATTTGCACTTCTAAATACTTCTCCTGGATCCACCATACGTATCATGAAGAATATCAGGGTTTGTGGTGATTGCCACTCAGCAATAAAATATGTGTCATCATTGGTGAACAGGGAAATCATAGTGAGAGACACTAATCGCTTCCACCACTTTCGTGATGGCTCCTGTTCATGTGGAGACTACTGGTAG